The proteins below are encoded in one region of Qipengyuania sp. HL-TH1:
- a CDS encoding ABC transporter ATP-binding protein: MTNSQAAISARNLTLTLGTSEAPVEILRGIDLDIARGSTVALLGPSGSGKSSLMAVLSGLERASGGTLQVAGEDFAAMDEDALAHARRGRIGIVLQAFHLLPTMTALENVATPMELAGESDAQARARAELEAVGLGHRLDHYPQQLSGGEQQRVAIARATAARPDLIFADEPTGNLDVATGHEIVELLFARRAETGATLLVITHDPELAEHCERVLQLADGRIATDTAA, translated from the coding sequence GTGACCAACTCTCAAGCCGCGATTTCCGCCCGCAACCTCACCCTCACCCTCGGTACCAGCGAAGCGCCGGTCGAGATCCTGCGCGGGATCGACCTCGATATCGCGCGCGGATCGACCGTGGCGCTGCTCGGCCCCTCGGGTTCGGGCAAAAGCTCGCTGATGGCCGTGCTCTCGGGTCTCGAACGCGCCAGTGGCGGGACGCTGCAGGTGGCGGGGGAGGATTTCGCCGCGATGGACGAGGACGCGCTGGCCCATGCACGGCGCGGACGGATCGGGATCGTGCTGCAGGCCTTCCATCTGCTGCCGACTATGACCGCGCTCGAAAACGTCGCCACCCCGATGGAACTGGCGGGCGAAAGCGATGCGCAGGCGCGCGCGCGGGCCGAACTCGAAGCGGTCGGCCTCGGTCACCGGCTCGACCATTACCCGCAGCAGCTTTCGGGCGGCGAGCAGCAGCGCGTGGCAATCGCCCGCGCCACCGCCGCGCGCCCCGATCTGATCTTCGCCGACGAACCGACCGGCAATCTCGACGTCGCCACGGGGCACGAAATCGTCGAACTGCTGTTCGCACGGCGCGCCGAAACCGGCGCCACGCTGCTGGTGATCACGCACGACCCCGAACTCGCCGAACATTGCGAGCGCGTGCTGCAACTCGCCGATGGCCGTATCGCCACCGACACTGCGGCATGA